In Desulfovibrio sp. JC010, one genomic interval encodes:
- a CDS encoding folylpolyglutamate synthase/dihydrofolate synthase family protein, which yields MKFKNFVEFSTYLDDLGLFHMDLSLGRMEEFVRNWGGKGAFPVIHVVGTNGKGSTSSYLTSIAIEHGLKAGTFTSPHFVTPRERITVNGSMLTEEEWCAVANQVMEIAPDVGLTYFELLTCMALVAFKNNGVDLAVMEAGLGGRFDATNTVDPDLTVFTPIGLDHEKVLGSTIDLIAADKADAMRENGKAITAAQVPEAMTVLESRAGELGCALSHINKQEVVADLNPSLAGEHQKQNAGLAAAAWRMFCEEPDVVFNEDKVRSGVSKAFIAGRLQVVESDRIYILDGAHNTHAFDALEAELSRSAIKPDAIIFSCMKDKNLDPVKEALFRMTDGSIIACGIENNERAYPYEELAAVLGERAKAAGTIDEALSMLNSGDRTVLICGSLFLLAAFYTRYPEFL from the coding sequence TTGAAATTTAAAAATTTTGTGGAATTCAGTACTTATCTGGATGATCTCGGTCTTTTTCATATGGATCTGAGCCTCGGCAGGATGGAAGAGTTTGTGCGTAATTGGGGCGGTAAGGGGGCTTTTCCGGTTATCCATGTGGTGGGAACCAACGGTAAAGGTTCCACTTCTTCGTATTTAACTTCCATCGCTATTGAGCACGGCCTTAAAGCCGGAACGTTTACCTCGCCCCATTTTGTGACTCCCCGGGAGCGGATAACCGTCAACGGTTCCATGCTTACAGAAGAAGAATGGTGCGCTGTTGCCAATCAGGTTATGGAAATCGCGCCGGATGTCGGGTTGACCTATTTTGAACTGCTGACCTGCATGGCACTGGTTGCGTTCAAGAATAACGGTGTTGATCTGGCGGTAATGGAGGCCGGGCTGGGCGGGCGTTTTGATGCCACCAATACTGTTGATCCCGATCTGACCGTATTCACCCCCATCGGACTCGATCACGAGAAGGTTCTCGGTTCCACCATTGATTTAATCGCCGCAGACAAGGCCGATGCCATGCGTGAGAATGGAAAGGCCATCACTGCCGCACAGGTCCCGGAAGCTATGACGGTTCTTGAGTCGCGGGCCGGGGAATTGGGATGTGCTCTTTCTCATATTAATAAGCAGGAAGTTGTTGCGGACCTGAATCCGTCTCTTGCCGGGGAGCATCAAAAGCAGAATGCCGGGCTTGCGGCTGCTGCGTGGCGCATGTTTTGCGAAGAGCCGGATGTAGTTTTTAATGAAGATAAGGTTCGTAGCGGGGTGTCAAAAGCTTTTATTGCCGGACGGTTGCAGGTTGTTGAATCTGACAGAATCTATATTTTAGACGGAGCGCATAACACCCATGCCTTTGATGCTCTCGAAGCAGAGTTGTCGCGGTCCGCGATCAAGCCGGATGCGATTATCTTTTCCTGCATGAAAGACAAGAATCTTGATCCGGTCAAAGAGGCCCTTTTTCGTATGACTGACGGGTCAATCATAGCCTGTGGAATTGAGAATAACGAACGGGCTTATCCTTATGAGGAATTGGCTGCGGTCCTCGGAGAGCGGGCAAAAGCAGCCGGAACCATTGACGAAGCCCTTTCAATGCTTAATTCCGGTGATAGAACAGTTCTAATCTGCGGGTCCTTGTTTTTGCTGGCAGCTTTTTATACAAGATACCCAGAATTTTTATGA
- a CDS encoding aminopeptidase, producing MNKSLEHEPKSCWEIFKDEEHQQKMDDLAARYIDFLTRCKTERETIKYVEDRLREEGFEDYLGADQCFRSFRDKTIFIARKGKNPLSQGFRLVGAHADTPRIDLKQRPLYEDLGMSMAKTHYYGGIRKYQWLARPLSLHGVVVKADGTKVDVVIGEDADDPVLSILDLLPHLAHKQVAKSVTDAFEAEKLNVLMGHSLSFSKDEEDEGDADGKPSVKRKVLELLNEKYDIVEEDLFSAEMHIVPAGPARYVGLDKSIVGGYGQDDRSCVFLALEAFLNAPEPEHAQIVLFYDKEEIGSEGSTGAKSLFFEYCLEDLIEAWEPNAKMSRVMMAGKALSTDVHAAIDPDYQDAHEKLNSAYLGYGPSFSKFTGHRGKVGANDAHPEFVAWLRNILNEAGVPWQMAELGKVDLGGGGTVAKFLALYGMDVIDFGPPVLSMHSPFELTSKADLYATELAFRTFLKN from the coding sequence ATGAATAAATCTCTTGAACATGAACCGAAAAGCTGCTGGGAAATTTTCAAAGACGAAGAGCACCAGCAGAAAATGGATGACCTTGCAGCCCGGTACATCGACTTCCTGACCCGCTGCAAAACCGAGCGCGAGACCATCAAATACGTTGAAGACAGACTGCGCGAAGAGGGTTTCGAAGATTATCTCGGCGCGGACCAGTGCTTCCGTTCTTTCCGTGATAAGACAATTTTTATTGCCCGTAAGGGTAAAAATCCGCTCTCGCAGGGCTTCAGACTGGTGGGCGCACATGCCGATACCCCGCGTATCGATCTTAAGCAGCGTCCGCTGTACGAAGACCTCGGTATGTCCATGGCCAAGACCCATTACTATGGCGGTATCCGCAAATACCAGTGGCTGGCACGGCCTCTTTCTTTGCACGGCGTGGTGGTCAAGGCTGACGGCACCAAGGTTGATGTTGTCATCGGCGAGGATGCGGATGATCCGGTCCTTTCCATCCTCGACCTGCTGCCGCACCTTGCCCACAAGCAGGTGGCCAAGAGTGTCACTGATGCTTTTGAAGCTGAAAAACTGAATGTCCTCATGGGGCACTCTTTGTCTTTCTCTAAGGACGAAGAGGACGAGGGTGATGCTGACGGCAAACCTTCCGTAAAACGCAAGGTACTGGAGCTGCTCAACGAGAAATATGATATCGTTGAAGAAGACCTTTTCAGCGCGGAAATGCATATTGTTCCTGCAGGTCCGGCCCGTTACGTAGGTTTGGATAAGTCCATTGTGGGCGGATACGGACAGGATGACCGTTCCTGCGTGTTTCTCGCACTGGAAGCATTTCTCAACGCTCCTGAACCTGAGCATGCCCAGATAGTACTTTTCTACGATAAGGAAGAGATCGGTTCCGAAGGTTCTACCGGAGCCAAGTCGCTCTTTTTCGAATACTGCCTCGAAGACCTCATCGAAGCATGGGAACCCAACGCCAAGATGTCCCGGGTGATGATGGCCGGGAAGGCCCTGTCCACTGACGTTCACGCGGCAATCGATCCCGATTATCAGGACGCGCACGAGAAGCTTAATTCCGCTTATCTCGGTTACGGTCCCAGTTTCAGCAAATTTACCGGACATCGCGGTAAGGTTGGTGCCAATGATGCCCACCCTGAATTCGTGGCCTGGCTGCGCAATATCCTAAATGAAGCCGGAGTGCCGTGGCAGATGGCTGAACTCGGCAAGGTCGATCTCGGCGGGGGCGGCACTGTTGCCAAGTTTCTCGCCCTCTACGGCATGGATGTAATTGATTTCGGTCCTCCGGTGCTTTCCATGCACAGCCCGTTCGAACTGACCAGTAAAGCTGATCTTTATGCTACTGAACTGGCTTTCAGGACATTTTTGAAAAATTAA
- the murA gene encoding UDP-N-acetylglucosamine 1-carboxyvinyltransferase, whose amino-acid sequence MDKLVIEGGVSLNGPIRVSGSKNAALPILLACILPEGPVCLDNVPRLRDIHTTLKLLNILGCETSFEGNRVCSEVKDLKVEAPYDLVKTMRASVLCLGPLLALKGEAKVALPGGCAIGARPVDLHLTAFEQMGATFDLDSGYIHGKCDKLKGAHIHFDFPTVGGTENVLMAAALAEGETIIENAAREPEVVDLANFLIACGAKISGHGTSIITVQGVTSLKGGDYKVMPDRIEAGTYMVAAAMTDGELLIQDCPFQELESVVYKMRKMGISLEEEEGGVRVRRANGLISGVDITTQPYPGFPTDMQAQLMTLMCLSNGAGTIEEKIFENRFMHVQELVRMGANIKLKGRTAMIRGVEKLTGAPVMASDLRASASLVVAGLAASGRTDVQRIYHLDRGYEKLEDKLSAVGARVWREKE is encoded by the coding sequence ATGGATAAATTAGTTATTGAAGGTGGAGTTTCCCTTAACGGCCCGATCAGGGTCAGTGGTTCCAAAAACGCAGCCCTGCCTATCCTGCTGGCCTGTATTCTTCCGGAAGGTCCGGTTTGTCTCGATAATGTTCCGCGTCTTCGGGATATTCATACCACGCTCAAGCTGCTTAATATCCTCGGTTGTGAGACTTCTTTTGAAGGTAACAGGGTGTGCAGCGAAGTGAAGGACCTTAAGGTGGAAGCACCTTACGATCTGGTTAAGACCATGCGTGCTTCGGTGCTCTGCTTGGGTCCCCTGCTGGCTCTGAAGGGGGAGGCCAAGGTTGCGCTTCCCGGTGGCTGTGCTATCGGTGCACGTCCGGTGGATCTGCACCTGACCGCTTTTGAGCAGATGGGTGCTACTTTTGATCTTGATTCAGGTTATATTCATGGAAAGTGCGACAAGCTCAAAGGCGCGCACATCCATTTTGATTTCCCCACTGTGGGCGGCACCGAGAACGTGCTCATGGCCGCAGCTTTGGCCGAAGGTGAGACCATTATTGAAAACGCGGCCCGTGAGCCTGAAGTTGTTGATCTTGCCAATTTCCTTATTGCCTGCGGAGCGAAAATTTCCGGTCACGGCACCAGCATTATTACCGTGCAGGGCGTTACTTCCCTTAAAGGCGGCGACTACAAAGTCATGCCCGACCGCATTGAGGCCGGGACTTACATGGTTGCTGCCGCAATGACTGACGGTGAATTGCTGATTCAGGACTGTCCCTTTCAGGAGCTGGAATCCGTTGTTTACAAGATGCGCAAGATGGGCATCTCCCTTGAGGAAGAAGAGGGCGGAGTGCGCGTGCGCCGGGCCAACGGTCTTATCTCCGGGGTGGATATCACCACGCAGCCGTACCCCGGCTTTCCTACAGATATGCAGGCTCAGCTCATGACCCTGATGTGTCTCTCCAACGGTGCCGGTACCATTGAGGAAAAGATTTTCGAAAACCGTTTCATGCACGTGCAGGAACTGGTGCGTATGGGCGCGAATATCAAGCTAAAGGGCCGTACCGCCATGATTCGCGGCGTTGAGAAGCTTACCGGTGCTCCGGTTATGGCTTCGGACCTGCGGGCCAGTGCTTCCCTCGTTGTAGCCGGACTGGCTGCTTCCGGGCGGACTGATGTTCAGCGTATTTATCATCTTGATCGCGGCTACGAGAAGCTGGAAGATAAGCTTTCCGCTGTGGGCGCAAGGGTCTGGCGCGAGAAAGAGTAA
- the selA gene encoding L-seryl-tRNA(Sec) selenium transferase, which translates to MSNLFKYLPSVDSVLTRLEDEGVIDGLPRTLSRDLVNGFLDVCREEIKGGIITEEKQLSPETLFPRLTCHVRAGAKPHFRRVLNATGVVVHTNLGRSLLADSAVKAVTEACACYSNLEFDLGTGERGSRYSHVEKLICEITGAEAALVVNNNASAVLITLETLAKGREAIVSRGQLVEIGGSFRIPDVMTKSGASLREVGATNRTHLHDYENAISEDTALLMKVHTSNFRVIGFTKEVSGGELAELGRKHDLPVYEDLGSGNLTNFSGLGLMREPTVQEVVAEDVDVVSFSGDKVLGGPQAGIIVGKKKFIDMIKKNPLNRAVRIDKMTLAALEATLRLYLDPETAKREVPTVRMITEQPENLKKQAQSLARTLRRELGESAKIGVREGVSRVGGGAFPEQDLKTFLVTVIPGGKVTVEELKECLLSTEPPLVGRIEEDAFCLDPRTLTREEYKLCAEAISQVLK; encoded by the coding sequence TTGTCTAATTTATTTAAGTATTTACCTTCTGTTGATTCTGTCCTTACCCGTCTTGAAGACGAAGGGGTCATCGACGGATTGCCGAGGACCCTTTCCCGTGATCTGGTTAACGGCTTTCTTGATGTCTGCCGTGAGGAAATCAAGGGCGGGATCATTACCGAGGAAAAGCAGCTTTCCCCGGAAACACTTTTCCCGCGCCTGACCTGCCATGTGCGGGCCGGGGCGAAGCCGCATTTCCGACGGGTGCTCAATGCTACCGGGGTGGTGGTGCATACCAATCTCGGACGTTCCCTGCTGGCGGACAGCGCAGTTAAGGCTGTTACTGAGGCCTGTGCATGTTATTCCAATCTTGAGTTTGACTTGGGGACCGGGGAGCGTGGCAGCCGTTACAGTCATGTGGAAAAGCTGATCTGCGAGATTACCGGGGCCGAGGCCGCACTGGTGGTTAACAACAACGCTTCGGCGGTGCTGATCACCCTTGAAACACTTGCCAAGGGGCGCGAGGCTATTGTTTCCCGCGGGCAGCTGGTGGAGATTGGCGGATCGTTCCGTATTCCGGATGTGATGACCAAGAGCGGGGCATCCCTGCGTGAAGTAGGGGCCACCAACCGCACTCATCTGCATGATTACGAGAATGCCATCAGCGAGGACACGGCCTTGCTCATGAAGGTGCATACTTCCAATTTCCGGGTCATCGGGTTCACCAAGGAAGTTTCCGGTGGCGAACTGGCCGAACTGGGTCGCAAGCATGATCTCCCGGTCTATGAGGATCTCGGCAGCGGAAACCTGACTAATTTTTCCGGGCTGGGACTTATGCGCGAGCCTACAGTTCAGGAAGTCGTAGCTGAAGATGTGGACGTGGTTTCATTTTCCGGTGACAAAGTGCTGGGTGGACCGCAGGCGGGGATTATTGTCGGTAAAAAGAAATTTATCGATATGATTAAGAAGAATCCGCTCAACCGCGCGGTACGCATCGACAAAATGACTCTCGCAGCCCTTGAAGCGACCCTGCGTCTCTACCTTGACCCCGAAACCGCCAAGCGCGAAGTTCCCACTGTGCGCATGATCACCGAGCAACCTGAAAATCTCAAAAAGCAGGCCCAGTCCCTTGCCCGCACATTGCGTCGTGAGCTTGGCGAGTCCGCAAAGATCGGCGTACGCGAGGGAGTCTCCCGCGTAGGCGGCGGGGCGTTCCCGGAGCAGGATTTAAAGACTTTTCTGGTAACCGTTATTCCGGGTGGAAAAGTTACGGTTGAAGAATTAAAAGAATGTCTTCTTTCAACCGAACCGCCGCTGGTAGGTAGGATTGAAGAAGATGCATTCTGCCTAGATCCACGGACCCTGACCCGCGAAGAATACAAACTCTGCGCAGAAGCTATCTCACAGGTATTAAAGTAA
- a CDS encoding AlpA family transcriptional regulator, with protein MNQKLVNEKQAAEYLGLSRSTLQSLRFMHKPPAYVKIGRSVRYLVEDLDEFLKSRRINPEK; from the coding sequence ATGAATCAAAAATTGGTCAATGAAAAACAGGCTGCCGAGTATTTAGGTCTCTCCCGAAGCACTCTCCAATCTCTTCGCTTTATGCACAAACCGCCTGCATATGTAAAAATTGGCAGGTCGGTGCGCTATTTGGTGGAAGATTTGGACGAGTTTCTGAAAAGTCGAAGAATTAATCCTGAGAAATAA
- the selB gene encoding selenocysteine-specific translation elongation factor produces MPVVMGTAGHIDHGKTSLIKALTGTDCDRLAEEKKRGITIELGFASLDLGGDEQLSIIDVPGHEKFVKNMVAGAAGIDFVLLVIAADEGVMPQTREHLEICTLLGIEKGFVVLTKADTVDEEWLEMVQEDVREFLAPSFLAEAPVHAVSSHTGQGLDELRSEIGKFMKGFAPKRRTDLARLPVDRVFTMKGHGTVVTGTLISGQLSVGDDVLLYPKLTETKVRSLQSHGSSVETAPAGRRTAINLHGVEVEDIERGEVLGRPGTLFPSTVWDVELTCLPSSPKSLKHRKEIHFHHGSKEVMAKVYFLDREKLEKGERAVCQIRFEKPMTGVYGDRVVLRSFSPLRTIAGGSIINPLGRKVKRFSDDVKRLESLIGAEPEELVLTQLDLAGRAGLTFQELSILSNVASKPLEKMLQTMGGQQKIFLYDKETRSYVSGTHYENLVQGLLDHLAEFHKNEPMKPGVSRGEIGSTYGKGLPEKLFHTIVERLLKKNDIMAAQEILHLPGHKVSLASDQQKLRDILMSTYEKGGLTPPNLKDVLDPLDLVFKEAAPVYKLLQDEGLLVRIKDDMYFAKSAVDGLQKILEGYFAENQELGPQDFKTLVGLSRKFSIPLLEYMDKEKITIRVGDKRRLRKQS; encoded by the coding sequence ATGCCCGTAGTTATGGGAACAGCCGGTCATATTGACCATGGTAAGACCAGCCTGATTAAAGCATTGACCGGAACGGACTGCGACCGTCTGGCCGAGGAAAAGAAACGCGGCATCACCATTGAGCTGGGTTTTGCCAGCCTTGATCTTGGCGGTGATGAACAGCTGAGCATCATTGATGTTCCGGGCCATGAGAAGTTTGTGAAAAACATGGTTGCCGGGGCAGCGGGTATTGATTTCGTGCTGCTGGTTATCGCCGCTGATGAAGGGGTGATGCCCCAGACCCGCGAACATCTGGAAATCTGCACTTTGCTGGGCATTGAGAAAGGTTTCGTGGTTCTGACCAAGGCCGATACGGTCGATGAAGAGTGGCTGGAGATGGTGCAGGAAGATGTGCGTGAATTCCTTGCGCCGAGCTTTCTGGCTGAAGCACCTGTCCATGCTGTTTCCTCGCATACCGGACAGGGCCTGGATGAATTGCGTAGCGAGATTGGGAAGTTCATGAAAGGTTTCGCCCCGAAACGCAGGACTGACCTCGCTCGTTTGCCTGTGGACCGCGTGTTCACCATGAAAGGGCACGGCACGGTGGTGACCGGGACTCTCATTTCCGGGCAGCTTTCCGTGGGCGATGATGTGTTGCTGTATCCTAAATTGACTGAGACCAAGGTGCGCAGCCTGCAATCACATGGCTCGTCTGTAGAGACCGCTCCGGCAGGGCGCAGGACCGCCATCAACCTGCACGGCGTTGAGGTTGAAGATATCGAGCGCGGTGAAGTGCTGGGCCGTCCGGGAACACTCTTTCCGTCTACTGTCTGGGATGTGGAGCTGACCTGTCTGCCGTCTTCCCCCAAAAGCTTGAAGCACCGCAAGGAAATCCATTTCCATCATGGCTCCAAGGAAGTAATGGCCAAGGTCTATTTTCTTGATCGTGAAAAGCTGGAAAAGGGCGAACGGGCGGTTTGCCAGATTCGTTTTGAAAAGCCCATGACCGGGGTTTACGGGGATCGTGTTGTCTTGCGTTCGTTTTCCCCGCTGCGGACAATCGCCGGGGGCAGCATCATCAACCCGCTGGGCCGCAAGGTGAAACGTTTTTCCGATGATGTGAAGCGGCTGGAATCACTTATTGGAGCCGAGCCGGAAGAACTGGTCCTTACCCAGCTTGATCTGGCCGGTCGGGCCGGGCTTACTTTTCAGGAGCTTTCCATCCTGAGCAATGTGGCCTCCAAGCCTTTGGAAAAAATGCTCCAGACCATGGGCGGGCAGCAGAAGATTTTTCTGTATGACAAGGAAACCCGCAGCTATGTTTCCGGCACTCACTATGAGAATCTGGTGCAGGGACTGCTGGATCACCTTGCTGAATTTCACAAGAATGAGCCCATGAAGCCGGGCGTCTCGCGTGGTGAGATCGGCTCCACCTACGGCAAGGGATTGCCGGAAAAGCTTTTCCATACAATTGTGGAACGTCTGCTTAAGAAAAATGATATCATGGCTGCACAGGAGATTCTGCATCTGCCCGGACACAAGGTTTCTCTTGCTTCGGATCAGCAGAAGCTGCGTGACATCCTGATGAGTACATACGAGAAAGGCGGGCTGACTCCGCCGAATCTGAAGGATGTGCTTGATCCGCTTGATCTGGTTTTCAAAGAAGCCGCGCCTGTTTACAAGCTCTTGCAGGATGAAGGGTTGCTGGTCAGGATCAAGGATGACATGTATTTTGCTAAATCCGCAGTGGACGGCTTGCAGAAGATTCTTGAGGGGTATTTCGCTGAAAACCAAGAACTCGGCCCGCAGGATTTTAAAACACTGGTCGGCCTGTCGCGTAAATTTTCCATTCCATTGCTTGAGTATATGGATAAGGAAAAGATCACCATTCGAGTCGGTGATAAGCGCAGGTTGCGTAAGCAGAGTTAA
- a CDS encoding CopG family ribbon-helix-helix protein gives MPQSSTSFRTDPDTLSSLDKIAKDMGRSRNWVLNKAIKDFIEYQQWFKEQVQEGLEAADKGEFASEEEVNEIFSRFGA, from the coding sequence ATGCCGCAATCAAGCACCAGCTTTCGCACCGACCCGGACACCCTGTCTTCCCTTGATAAAATAGCCAAGGACATGGGCAGAAGCCGTAACTGGGTACTCAATAAAGCAATCAAGGATTTTATTGAATACCAGCAATGGTTTAAAGAGCAGGTTCAGGAAGGACTGGAGGCTGCCGACAAAGGTGAATTCGCTTCTGAAGAGGAAGTTAATGAGATCTTCAGCAGGTTCGGTGCATAG
- a CDS encoding type II toxin-antitoxin system RelE/ParE family toxin, with protein sequence MPLWTKPAQRDLQGQLEYIKRENPEIVSRIAAQIKKATESLDSFPQLGRDGTVEGTRELIIPKLPFICVYRIKNNRVEIIRFLHERMRMLK encoded by the coding sequence GTGCCGTTGTGGACTAAACCTGCGCAAAGAGACCTGCAAGGACAACTGGAATACATAAAACGGGAAAATCCTGAAATTGTATCCCGAATTGCAGCACAGATAAAAAAGGCAACCGAATCATTAGACTCATTTCCTCAACTTGGACGTGACGGTACAGTTGAAGGCACCCGCGAACTGATCATCCCGAAACTGCCCTTTATCTGCGTTTACCGGATCAAAAACAATCGAGTTGAAATAATCCGTTTTCTGCATGAACGCATGCGCATGTTAAAATAA
- a CDS encoding DUF3987 domain-containing protein, which produces MNKKIETPTEMEVGKLDDLSKGNMYSSKLLECDADVNCSLLSDCEISGEFINDMSLHEAALFYAEQGYAVIPCYGKRPAIKGGYKKATINPDVINEWWGEKPDYNIGIATGDASGFFVLDIDGDVGEESIRKLEAENSPLPETHTIKTGGGGRHMWFKNPQGRIIGNRAGIVDKVDIRGNGGHAIAPPSLHESGNVYELVIDCEVAEAPEWLLDLIGSKTGTTNQSAELSVLEQSDVETTKYGQVALDNECEDLAQFKKKGNRNSKLYLSAIRMGQHIAGNELNYFEVYERLENVAIGIGLDADEIGPTIESGLGFGFSNPRRNDIVKFDEKPKPLGNAAQELPEVPISIFPEVMQSIVKGIAYSIQVPIELVLINFLACIALSIQNKIIIKVKSGYYEHINIYAAGVLPPGDRKSAVTGFFKYPFLHSEIEQSKQLKPEIEKVRITRSVLEKRIDLKMNQAAKTDDAEDRDRYIQEVVDLKEKLPEIPYVQRWFADDATPEALGELLQNNNESIGMIEAEGGFFGNLAGRYSKIPNIDGVLKYWSGEGHVIDRKKHDPIRLANPLMTMCLSVQPHVLDELYSNPHFVGRGLSARFICLIPKTIVGYRNSRVEGINPSVKRLYSQLVQRLMAIPIKTEEANRKSFYCIGLTPAAEDMYHDYHEKVEEALKEGGRLETVRDWASKLTGQLVRLAGILHCIATENPHENPILGETMEAACLLADVLGEHALAAHGLAEENKDFKCAHKILDRIKKDKICEFSERQMLEKIKGSFNSMKLIGKGIKVLLDRFYIKELPRNRTGRGRPPSAKYMVSPYITKDYGD; this is translated from the coding sequence ATGAATAAAAAAATCGAAACCCCTACTGAGATGGAAGTCGGCAAACTTGATGATCTCAGCAAGGGTAACATGTATTCATCAAAATTATTAGAATGCGATGCTGATGTCAATTGTTCCTTGCTTTCTGACTGCGAAATTTCGGGAGAATTTATAAATGATATGAGCTTACATGAAGCTGCCCTTTTTTATGCAGAGCAAGGTTATGCCGTTATTCCATGTTATGGGAAGAGGCCCGCAATAAAAGGTGGTTATAAGAAGGCTACAATTAATCCTGATGTTATAAATGAATGGTGGGGTGAAAAGCCTGATTACAACATAGGTATTGCAACCGGAGATGCTTCAGGCTTTTTCGTCCTCGATATAGATGGGGATGTTGGAGAAGAAAGCATTCGAAAACTGGAAGCAGAGAATAGTCCTTTACCTGAAACACATACAATTAAAACGGGTGGCGGTGGCCGCCATATGTGGTTCAAGAACCCACAAGGGCGAATAATAGGGAATAGAGCAGGTATTGTTGATAAGGTCGACATTCGCGGAAATGGAGGACATGCAATTGCGCCGCCTTCTTTGCACGAAAGTGGTAATGTATACGAGTTGGTTATTGATTGTGAGGTCGCTGAAGCCCCTGAGTGGCTGCTAGATTTAATTGGTTCCAAGACTGGGACTACAAATCAATCTGCTGAGTTAAGTGTGTTGGAGCAATCTGATGTTGAAACAACAAAGTATGGACAGGTTGCTCTAGATAATGAGTGCGAGGACTTAGCGCAATTTAAGAAAAAAGGTAATAGGAATAGTAAACTTTATCTGTCAGCGATTAGAATGGGGCAACATATTGCTGGTAATGAGTTGAACTATTTTGAAGTGTATGAACGCCTAGAAAATGTGGCAATAGGGATTGGGTTGGATGCAGATGAAATTGGGCCAACAATTGAGAGCGGGCTAGGATTTGGATTCAGCAATCCAAGGCGAAATGATATTGTTAAGTTTGATGAAAAGCCCAAACCTTTAGGGAATGCCGCTCAAGAACTTCCTGAGGTTCCTATAAGTATTTTTCCTGAAGTAATGCAAAGCATTGTTAAAGGCATAGCGTATTCAATTCAGGTTCCCATTGAATTGGTTTTAATTAATTTTTTGGCTTGCATAGCTCTTTCAATCCAAAATAAAATTATTATCAAGGTTAAGTCTGGTTATTATGAGCATATAAATATTTATGCAGCGGGGGTATTACCTCCTGGTGATCGAAAATCAGCTGTTACCGGTTTTTTTAAATATCCCTTTTTGCATTCAGAAATAGAGCAAAGTAAACAGCTTAAGCCGGAAATTGAAAAGGTGCGCATTACTAGAAGTGTTTTGGAAAAAAGAATTGATTTAAAGATGAATCAAGCTGCAAAGACAGATGATGCAGAAGATCGAGATAGGTATATTCAAGAAGTTGTTGATTTGAAGGAAAAATTGCCGGAAATTCCATACGTTCAGCGTTGGTTTGCTGATGATGCCACTCCTGAAGCTTTGGGTGAGTTATTGCAAAATAATAATGAAAGTATAGGAATGATTGAAGCTGAGGGAGGTTTTTTCGGAAATTTGGCAGGCAGATATTCTAAAATTCCAAACATTGACGGAGTGCTCAAGTATTGGAGCGGAGAAGGGCATGTTATTGATAGGAAGAAGCATGATCCGATAAGGTTGGCGAATCCTCTTATGACTATGTGTTTAAGTGTTCAGCCGCATGTTTTAGATGAATTGTATAGTAATCCTCATTTTGTTGGCAGGGGGCTATCAGCTCGCTTTATATGTCTAATCCCAAAAACTATAGTAGGTTATCGAAATTCAAGAGTTGAAGGGATTAATCCATCTGTGAAAAGGTTATATAGTCAATTAGTTCAGAGGTTAATGGCTATCCCCATAAAGACTGAAGAGGCAAATAGAAAGTCTTTTTATTGTATAGGATTAACTCCTGCTGCTGAGGATATGTATCACGATTATCATGAAAAAGTTGAAGAGGCTCTTAAAGAAGGAGGACGACTGGAAACCGTTCGTGATTGGGCAAGCAAGCTCACTGGACAGCTTGTCCGTCTTGCCGGGATACTTCATTGTATAGCAACTGAAAACCCACACGAGAATCCTATTCTGGGGGAGACAATGGAAGCAGCATGTCTTCTTGCAGATGTTTTGGGGGAACACGCTCTCGCAGCTCATGGTTTAGCTGAAGAAAACAAGGATTTTAAGTGCGCTCATAAAATACTGGATCGAATCAAGAAGGATAAGATCTGCGAATTTAGCGAACGTCAGATGCTTGAAAAAATAAAGGGTTCATTTAATTCCATGAAGTTGATAGGGAAGGGGATCAAAGTATTGTTAGATAGATTTTATATTAAAGAACTACCAAGGAATAGAACAGGTAGAGGTCGCCCACCAAGTGCAAAGTATATGGTTTCTCCCTATATCACCAAGGATTATGGTGATTAA